A portion of the Amyelois transitella isolate CPQ chromosome 2, ilAmyTran1.1, whole genome shotgun sequence genome contains these proteins:
- the LOC132902239 gene encoding uncharacterized protein LOC132902239: protein MSEGNSKPSTSNNSGGEFTIIQRNGGAVLLRAGYQYTKKITFKSGCITWRCVNWRKKCPAYINIKENNIIKEKSHQCKPDEIKNVVDQKLHECREKVLSSNFSPIPNIYNNFMSEFENAGLDLLKKLPSFGNIKSSLYNARNKKAGVTKIQCNLPEEVIVPLQFKEFVLADYYNESSETRIIVFADSEVLEQIKHIKIYFSDGTFECCPKPFVQLYSIHGDLGSNEEHTRIVPLMYVLLNRKTEEIYTTLFQVLKEHIPDWEPLIYVTDYEQAAMNAISKVFPSVEVKGCYFHFSHNVWKKAKALNLTKEKRLRKHVALSALLPLLPREFISDGWCYLMEDSPESNEIQQFNDYMVTQWLEDENFVNIWCVHNQRHRTTNAVESWHKKLNSTLPKKPNLFQLLKVLKDDASLQKVNIKKHNFELPNPKRRLTKVIANDNWFKHVTNELLSGKITVGHCLEKLRL from the exons ATGTCAGAAGGTAATAGCAAGCCCTCTACCTCTAATAACTCTGGTGGTGAGTTCACAATTATACAGAGGAACGGTGGTGCAGTTTTGTTGCGGGCTGGTTACCAATATACTAAGAAAATAACATTCAAAAGTGGATGTATTACGTGGAGATGCGTGAATTGGCGCAAAAAGTGCCcggcatatataaatataaag gaaaacaacattataaaagaaaaaagtcacCAATGTAAGCCggacgaaataaaaaatgtagtagATCAAAAATTACATGAATGCCGAGAAAAGGTTCTATCTTCGAATTTTTCACCAATACCCAATATTTACAACAACTTTATGTCAGAATTCGAAAATGCAGGCTTGGATCTCTTAAAAAAGCTTCCGTCATTCGGAAACATTAAATCTTCTTTATATAATGCCAGAAATAAGAAAGCCGGAGTGACAAAAATACAATGCAATTTGCCTGAAGAAGTTATAGTTCCTTTGCAGTTCAAGGAATTTGTTCTTGCCGACTACTATAATGAATCTTCCGAAACTCGAATTATAGTTTTTGCTGATAGCGAAGTCCTGGAACAAATTAAACATAtcaagatttattttagtgaCGGAACTTTTGAGTGCTGCCCAAAACCATTTGTACAACTTTATTCTATACACGGCGATCTCGGAAGCAATGAAGAGCACACAAGAATAGTGCCTTTAATGTACGTGTTGCTGAATAGAAAAACTGAAGAAATTTACACAACACTTTTTCAAGTATTAAAGGAACATATTCCAGATTGGGAACCGTTGATATATGTGACAGATTATGAACAAGCGGCTATGAATGCCATATCAAAAGTTTTCCCTTCAGTCGAAGTAAAAGGATGTTACTTTCATTTTTCACACAACGTGTGGAAGAAGGCTAAAGCGCTAAATTTAACTAAAGAAAAGAGACTCCGAAAACATGTAGCGCTCTCAGCTCTCCTGCCGCTGCTACCTCGAGAATTCATCTCAGACGGGTGGTGCTATTTAATGGAAGACAGTCCTGAATCTAATGAAATTCAACAATTCAACGATTATATGGTGACACAATGGCTGGAAGACGAAAATTTTGTCAACATTTGGTGTGTTCATAATCAACGTCACCGCACAACCAATGCTGTAGAATCTTGGcataaaaaactaaacagTACTCTGCCAAAGAAACCCAATTTATTTCAActcttaaaagttttaaaagatGATGCCAGTCTTCAAAAGGTTAACATTAAAAAGCATAATTTTGAGCTGCCGAACCCGAAGCGAAGACTAACCAAAGTGATTGCTAACGACAACTGGTTTAAACACGTAACTAATGAACTTTTGTCAGGTAAAATCACAGTTGGTCACTGCCTGGAAAAGTTAAGAttatga